The genomic interval TAGCTGTAAAGCACCGCTCCTTGGCAAAGGAAGTTGTCGGTTTAGATAAGGACCGCCGCAATCTAGAACTGGCTTTAACTGCGGGGGCCGTTCATCGGGTGGCATCTTCTTTAGAACAGGCGGTGGACGGCGCAGACTTGGTGGTGCTGGCCACCCCGGTGTTGACCGGTGAGAGGCTGCTCCGTCAATTGGCTCCTTTAGTGGAAAAAAACACAATAATTACCGATGTGGGCAGCACAAAGCACAGCATCACCGTGATGGCGGAAGAAATCTTACCGTCGGGCTTGCATTTTGTGGGCGGGCATCCCATGACAGGCTCGGAAATAGCCGGTATGAAGGGGGCAGACCCCTATCTGTTTGAAAATGCATACTATATATTGACTCCGACCCAGAAAACCCAAAGCTATCCGCTGGAGAAGGTGCGCAACCTGGTAAAAGCAATGGGTGCCCGGGTGATAGAATTGTCCCCTAAGCAGCACGATCAAACGGTGGCGGTGGTCAGCCATCTGCCACATTTAATAGCCTGTGCTCTGGTGAACACCTTGGATGAAACACCTAACAGCGGGCAAATGAGCCCATTGGCAGCGGGTGGTTTTAGGGATACCACCCGCATTGCCGCCGGGAACCCGGAGATGTGGCGGGACATTTTTCATTCCAATCGCGGCGAGGTATTAAAGGCCATAAAAAGGTTTCGGGCCACCTTGGACAGCTATCAGCGTTTGATAACCGATGCTGACAGTGAAAAACTGCAGCAAAAGCTGGAACAGGCCAGAAAAGTAAGAAGGTCTTTGCCTGCCCGCAGCAAGGGGTATCTGCCCGCCCTGTATGAAGTG from Desulfofalx alkaliphila DSM 12257 carries:
- a CDS encoding prephenate dehydrogenase, whose translation is MFQRIAIIGVGLIGGSFGLAVKHRSLAKEVVGLDKDRRNLELALTAGAVHRVASSLEQAVDGADLVVLATPVLTGERLLRQLAPLVEKNTIITDVGSTKHSITVMAEEILPSGLHFVGGHPMTGSEIAGMKGADPYLFENAYYILTPTQKTQSYPLEKVRNLVKAMGARVIELSPKQHDQTVAVVSHLPHLIACALVNTLDETPNSGQMSPLAAGGFRDTTRIAAGNPEMWRDIFHSNRGEVLKAIKRFRATLDSYQRLITDADSEKLQQKLEQARKVRRSLPARSKGYLPALYEVLLTVPDQPGVIAHFSALLGNKGVNITDLEILRVREGQGGTIRLAFATEEEQEEAVKILGEAGYQAHVR